The region CGCTGATCCCCAGGGAGCGGGCCTGGGCAATGTCCGCGCGAACGGCGTCGGCGTATTCGTCGCTGGCCAGCACGGCCTTCACCCGGTCCGCGGGCAGCCCGATGCCGGTGCCGATTTCCACCAGGTCATCTGCCGCGCCGATGTCCTTTCCCTTCACGAAATGGGCCGAAAGCAGTGCTTCCTTGGCGGCATCGGCAGCCTTCGGGCCGCCTTCCGCCTTGGCCAGATGGATCAGCCGGTGCGCGGAGAAGCTGTTCGCCACTACGAGGGAATCGAAGTCGTAGGAGAGGCCTTCGCCCGCCGCCTGGACCGACACCTGGTCCAGCATTCCGGCGAGCTGTTCGGGGTCGATGCCCTTGCGTTCGCTGAGGTACTGGACCTCGGTGCCGTCAAAGTGGTCGGGCAGGGACGGATCGAGCTGGAAACTGTGCCAGTGGACTTCCACCTCGTCCCGGTGCGGGAAACGGGCGAGGGCGGCCTCGAAGCGGCGCTTGCCGATGTAGCACCACGGGCAGGCAATGTCGGACCAGATATCAATCTTCATATCGGGTGCAACGCAGAAAGGGCCGGGAGCAATTCCCGCAGTGTTCGAACACCAGCGGAAGTACTCCCGGCCCTTGCCGGTGCGGATACTGAAGCGGTATCCGCGTCACCCCCCCCAGGGGTTAGGCCGCGGCCAGCTCCTGCGATTCATGCAGGAAGCGGGCGTAGGCCGGCACGGTGAGGAAGGTGGGGAAATGTTCCCCGCAGGCAACTTCCTCAAAAAGCTCGCGGGCATCGTCGAAGCGGTCGCCCTCGAAGCGCTGCAGGTTCGTGAACTCCTCGTCGAGCAGTTCCTCCACCCACTGGTGGGTCACAACGTCGCCCTCGTCGGTCACGGCGGAGCAGTGGATCCACTGCCAGATCTGCGAGCGGGAGATTTCCGCGGTGGCGGCGTCTTCCATCAGGTTGTTGATGGCGGCCGCACCGTTGCCCCGCAGCCAGGAC is a window of Arthrobacter sp. zg-Y1171 DNA encoding:
- a CDS encoding DsbA family protein codes for the protein MKIDIWSDIACPWCYIGKRRFEAALARFPHRDEVEVHWHSFQLDPSLPDHFDGTEVQYLSERKGIDPEQLAGMLDQVSVQAAGEGLSYDFDSLVVANSFSAHRLIHLAKAEGGPKAADAAKEALLSAHFVKGKDIGAADDLVEIGTGIGLPADRVKAVLASDEYADAVRADIAQARSLGISGVPFFVLDDKYGISGAQPADLFASALEQAWQESHPLVHLTPKSADGPACGPDGC